CAAAGCCATTGATCAGATGCTCGATGGTGTGATGGAGGGCTGGCGCCTCACCCGGTTACCGCGCATCGATCGCGATATTTTGCGCTTGGCCGTGATTGATCTTTCGGAACTCAAGACACCTGCGGCTGTGGCTTGCAACGAAGCTGTTGAATTAGCTCATCGCTTTAGTGATGAGCAAGGACGAAAGATGATCAACGGTGTGCTGCGTCGTCTGCAGAACGCCCCCTCACTGGTGTTGTCCTGAAATCATGGTCTACGACTGGTTTAATCGCGGATCCGTTCCTCCTGAAACCCCAGCTGACCCACTAGTTGATCCAGAGGTCCAATCCGATCAGTCTTCTGCGCCGCAACCATCTGCGACTGAACCTTCTGGAACCCAACCAGCAGACGTGCAAGCGTCGGAACCCCAATCGACTGAGTCGGAAGACGATTCTCTTGAGTGGGCACGCCAGGCTTATGCACGTTTAAAAGCCCAGAAAGCTCAGGCTGCTGAGGCGGCCAAGACGGTTCAGGATGATTCCACATCTGTACAGAACGTGGTTGTGCCTCCAGTCATGGAGCCTCCAGCGGTCGTGCCAGAAACCGTTGTCCCTTCTGTTGTTTCTCCCTCAGAAGAACCTCCTGCACTCGAAGCTCCCTCAGTCGAGCCTGCACAACCGGCCCCTGTTGTGGAGCCTGCTGTTGTTCCCGCTCCCACTCCCGCAGCATCTGCTTCTCCTGCCACAACTCCTACACCTCCCGCTCCGGCGCTGTCTTTTCTTGAACAGGCAGCTGCCCAGCGGGATCAGCGTCAGCAGGAGCTAGAGCAACCTGCTGAGCCAAATCCTGTTCCCGTTGTTCCAGCCGATGCTCAAGACGCTCCGAACATTGATGAGGACGAACCCAGCCTCGGAGACTTCGACGATGCATTCACCTGGTCGGCTGAAGTTTTAGCGGCCCAAGGGCGGAGCGCCGAGCAGGTCACCCTCGAGGAGATCGATTGGTTAGGGCGACTTCGACAAGGCCTGGAGAAAACCCGCCAAGGGTTCGTGACCGGTCTGCTGGAGAACCTGGGCGACGATCCGTTGACGCCAGAGGTGCTCGACGATCTCGAATCGCTTTTGTTGAGAGCTGATGCGGGCGTTCAGGCCACGGATCAGGTGCTGGATGCCTTGAGGCAGCGGATGAACGAACAGGTTGTCGATCCGAGTGAAGGCATTCGTTTCCTGAAGGAACAGCTTCGTGACCTTCTCGATGAGCCGATTAAGTCCAGTGCTGTTGAGGTCCTCGCTCCTCAAAGGGATCGCTTGAATGTTTGGCTTTTGGTTGGTGTGAATGGCGTCGGTAAAACCACAACCCTCGGCAAGCTCGCCAATCTTGCCGTCCGCAGTGGTTATTCCGCTTTGATTGCAGCGGCTGACACCTTCCGTGCTGCTGCTGTTCAGCAAGTGCAGGTTTGGGGAGATCGCAGTGATGTGCCAGTTGTGGCCAATCCCTCAGCGAATGCGGATCCTGCAGCAGTGGTGTTTGATGCCATCGGCGCCGCCCGTTCGAAAGGCACTGATTTGGTTCTGGTAGATACGGCTGGTCGCCTACAGACCAAGCACAACTTGATGGAAGAGCTTGAAAAGATCCGCCGTGTGGTGGATCGTCTTGCTCCCGAAGCCCATGTGGAATCGCTGTTGGTGCTTGATGCCAGTCAGGGTCAGAACGGCTTGAAGCAGGCAATGGCGTTTGCCCGCGCAGCTGGGCTTACAGGTGTGGTGATCACCAAGCTTGATGGCACAGCCAGAGGTGGTGTGGCACTGGCTGTTGCCTCAGAAGCAAAGTTGCCGATTCGCTTTATTGGAGCTGGTGAGGGAATTCGAGACCTTCGTCCCTTCAATAGTTTTGAGTTTGTGGAGGCCCTCTTGGCATCGCGTTGATGCATTTCGCATTGCGGCCTGATCAAGCTGAACTTGCTACGTTGCGCCTTCTGCTGGGTGCTAGGCCGTGAGCAGCACACCTTCATGGAGACATCCGGCCTCTCCTCAACGTGGAATCAATCAATCGTTGACGGCTACAGCCTCGCTCCGACAGTTGTTGGAGAGCATGTCGCGGGAGCAGCGTTCCAATCAGGAGCTGCTGGTGTCGCTTGGGTTTGCTTTGCGCAGTTTCAGCAACCTCAACCGCTTTTTGGAGTTGGTGCCAGTGGTGGCTGCCCGGCTTGTGGGGGTGCAGGGTTCACTGCTTGTTCCGTTTCAGGCTGATGGACGCCTTTGGCGTGACCAGCTTCACATGCTTCCTGGTTCACGCACGGAGGGCATGTTGCGAGCGCTTGCTGCTCATGAACCTGGGAACATCATCGGGTTTGGATCCGACGAAAGCCTTGTGCGTGCCATGGATCGCTTGGTCCAGCGGCAGCTTGGAAGTGCTGGCTTGTTTGCAACGTCGTTGATCGCTCGTGGTCGTCCGAGGGGACGCCTCTATGTGTTCAATCCCTCGAGTCCTCTTGCTTGGAGTGACGTCTATCGCCGACATGTGCAGTTGGTGGCAGACCTCACTGGGGTTGCGATCGAAAATGATTTGATGCTTCAGGAGGCCCGTCGCCACGAACGGGTTGATCGTCAGCTCAGCATTGGAGCGGATATTCAGGCCCAGTTGTTGCCTGATCACTGCCCTGTGATCGAAGGCGTGGATCTTGCGGCGCGTTGCCGGCCGGCCTTTCAAGTTGGCGGTGATTACTACGACTTCATTCCAACGCGGCCAGAACTGATTGGGCGCCGTCGGGAGCGCGGCCGTTGGGCCTTCGTGATGGGGGATGTGATGGGTAAGGGGGTGCCAGCAGGATTGTTGATGACCATGCTGCGCGGCATGCTGCGAGCAGAGGTTTTGAGTGGTTTGCCGCCCGATCGCATTCTTTATGACCTCAACCAATTAGCGCTGGAGGATCTGTCTCAGTCCCATCGGTTCGTAACGCTGTTTTATTCAGATTTCGATCCACGCACTAGGCGTCTTCGCTATGCCAACGCCGCCCACAACCCGCCGTTGATATGGCGTGCCCAATCACGGAAATTGATGCGCCTGGACGCCCCCGGGCTGTTGATTGGTCTTCAGCCTGAGGCGGAATATGGCTGCGAATCACTTGTGCTTGAGCCAGGTGACGTTCTTCTTTATTACACGGATGGAGTGACTGAAGCCCCTGGTATCACAGGTGATCGCTTTGATGAAGCGCGATTGATGCGCTCGCTTGAGCAAGCCTGTCGATCAGGAACTGGTTCCCAAGGGATTCTTGACCAGTTGTTCAGTCGCCTCGATCGTTTTGTGGGACCCACCCGTCAGTTGGATGACGATGCCTCGATGGTGGTGCTCAAGGTCAAAGAGGAGATCATGCTGCCGTCTGTACCCAGGTCTTTGGCCTGACAAGCTGAGGACAAGCGCAGAGGAGAGTGACATGGCAGGGGGTGTGACCGGTGGAGGCTCCGCAACCTGGAGTGACCGGTTTGAGCAGGGATTGCATCCGGCGATTGAACGTTTTAATGCTTCGATTGGCTTTGATATCACTCTTCTTCAAGAGGATCTGGATGGGTCGATCGCCCACGCCCGCATGCTCGCTGATTGCGGTGTGATCCAGGTCGAGGAGGCAGATCAACTTGTGGGTGGTCTTGAACAAGTCCGCCAGGAAGCGGCGTCAGGACTCTTTCAGCCAGGGCTCGCCGATGAAGATGTGCACTTCGCTGTTGAGCGACGCCTGATTGCCCTGCTTGGCCCGGTTGGCAAGAAATTGCACACCGGACGGAGTCGTAACGACCAGGTGGGAACTGATTTGCGGCTTTGGCTGAGGCGGCGTTTGGATGAGCTTGAACAGCATTTGCTTGGTTTTCAGCGCGCCTTGCTTGACCAAGCCAACCTCCACAGCAACACCCTGATTCCTGGCTACACGCATCTGCAGCGTGCCCAGCCTCTCTGCCTCGCACACCATCTTCTTGCCTATGTGGAGATGGTGGAAAGGGATCGGCAGCGGATGGCGGACTTGCGCAAACGCTTGAATCTGTCTCCTCTGGGTGCTGCAGCTTTGGCAGGCACTCCGGTACCGATTGATCGCAGGAGCACTGCATCGGCCCTTGGCTTTGATGGCATCTATGCCAACAGCCTGGACGCTGTGAGTGATCGCGATTTCACCGTGGAATTTTCGGCCGCGGCCTCATTGGTGATGGTGCATCTCAGTCGTCTTGCTGAGGAGGTGATTTTTTGGGCGTCCGAGGAATGTGGCTTTGTACGGCTCACCGATCGCTGTGCAACGGGCAGCAGCCTGATGCCGCAGAAAAAGAATCCCGATGTACCTGAATTGGTGCGTGGCAAATGCGGGCGCGTGTTTGGCCATTTGCAAGGCCTTCTCACGATGATTAAGGGCCTACCACTGGCCTACAACAAAGATTTTCAGGAAGACAAAGAGGCGCTCTTTGATGTGGTGGCCACCACATCGCAATGCCTTGAAGCGATGACGATTTTGCTGCAGGAAGGCCTGAGCTTCAGAACCGAACGCCTCGAGGCGGCTGTTGCTGCGGACTATTCCAATGCCACTGATGTGGCCGACTATCTCGTGGCTAAGCAGGTTCCTTTCCGTGAGGCCTATCAATTGGTGGGTGCCGTCGTGAAACATTGCCTTCAAGAAGGCGTGCTTCTTCGCGAACTGACTCTGGAGCGTTGGCAGCAGTTTCATCCTGCGATCGAGGCTGATTTGTTTGAGGCGTTAACACCTCGCAATGTGGTGGCAGCTCGAACCAGTGAAGGGGGAACAGGTTTCGATCGCGTCAATGAACAGCTGGCGATTTGGAACCAACGATTTGGGCTTGCCGATCAGGTTTTTTGATTGGTGATCATTCGGCTCAGATCGGACTACGCTGAAGGAGCCAGAGGTTCAACGATCTTCTTCAGGTCCATGAATTGTTGGCCCTTTGATTCCATCGGCCCCTCTTAACTTCGGTCCATCAGATAAGTGAGCATTTTCGTCGGCAATCTTCCGTTCCGCGCTGAGCAGGAAGACATCATTGAATTGTTTTCCACCTATGGAGAGGTCACGAATTGTGCCCTCCCTCTAGAGCGCGACACCGGTCGTAAACGTGGCTTTGCGTTTGTCGAAATGAGCGACGAAGCAGCCGAAGCATCTGCCATTGAGGCGCTTCAAGGTGCTGAGCTGATGGGTCGTCCCCTGCGCATCAACAAAGCTGAGCCCCGTGGCAGTGCCCCTCGTCGCGATTTCGGCGGTGGTGGCGGCGGCAACTACGGCGGTGGTGGCGGTGGCAACTACGGCGGTGGTGGCGGTGGCAACTACGGCGGTGGTGGCGGTGGCAACTACGGCGGTGGTGGCGGTGGCAACTACGGCGGTGGTGGTGAGCGCCGCTCTGGTGCGAGTGGCTGGGAAGATCGCAGCTATGGAAGTGGAGCTCCTCCAGCTGGCGGCAGTGCCTACGACGATGGCCGTACCCGTCGCCGCCGTGGTGGAGCCGACGACAACAGTGGCTATGGCGGTGCCGAAGGCTGATCGCCTTCTCGGTGCTGCTCAGAGCCCGGCATCAAGCAGTTGCTGGGCTGCTTCCTCAATGATTTCAATCCCAGCACCAGCTCTTTGAGCTTTGGTGCTCAGATTGTTGCGCCAATACCTTGCTCCAGGCACCGCTTCTACAACCTGGACGAGATGGCGGCATAGATCCCAAAGTCGTCCTCCTCGCTGAAGATGACGTTCGGCGTGGGGGATCAGCCCAAGCACGACATCGGAGGCCAGCACTTGGCGCGGCGCCGCGCCATAGATCAGGCTGTCGATTTCACGCCAGCGCAGTGGGTGGGCATAGGCGGCCCGTCCAACCATCGCCCCATCGCAGTGTTTTAGGGCGTTGAGGCAATCCTCAGGGGTATCAAGGCCACCATTTAATTCAATGGTGAGAGCCGGCCTGGATTCTTTTAAGGCGATCACTCGATCGTGCTGAAGAGCAGGAATCGTGCGGTTTTGTTTGGGATCTAATCCTTCCAGCCATGCTTTACGGGCATGCACTGAAAAACGTAGGGCTCCAGCTTCAGCCACTTGGTCAACAAACTGTCTGAGCAGGTCATCACTGTCGAGATCATCGATCCCTACGCGATGTTTCACCGTGACGGGAAGGGATGATGCCGCCACCATGGCCTCCACACAACGCGCCACGGTTTGCGGTTCTGCCATTAAACAAGCCCCAAAATTCCCGGCTTGCACCCTTGGACTCGGGCAGCCCACATTGAGGTTGATCTCGTCGTACCCCCAATCAGCTGCCATCCGCGTGGCGTCCGCTAGTAACGCAGGATCGTCGCCCCCCACCTGTAGCGCTATTGGATGTTCCTCTGCGTCGAAGTCCAGCAGCCGTTCACGGCGCTTGCTGTGGTGTAGAGCTTGCGCCACCACCATTTCGCTGTACAGCAGGCTTTGTTTGCTGATTTGGCGCATCAGCATGCGGAAATGCCGATCCGTGCAATCCAGCATGGGCGCCACACTGAAGCGCCAGGCGGGTTCCCGGTCGGGGTTGAGTGGGGAATCCATTCCTCCATGCTGCCTCGCTCCCTGCCCTTGTCGCTTTAGAACTGGAAGCGTTTAAAGACACTGCAGATGACGACTTCGATGCAGCCTTGGTTGTTGAGCCGACGTTCGATGCTTTTGGCCTCGATTGCCGGGATGGTGGGAGTCTTAAGAGCCCCGGATCAAGTGTTGGCTGCTTCTAAGGCCGGTGAGGCAACTTGGGATCTCAGCGATGGGGAATGGAAAAAACGTCTGTCGCCTGAGGCCTACCAGGTGTTGCGTCAGGAAGGCACAGAACGACCATTCACCAGTCCGTTTAACAACGAAAAACGAGAGGGCACCTACCTCTGTGCCGGTTGCGACCTGCCGTTGTTTGCTTCCACCGCCAAGTTTGATAGCGGTACCGGTTGGCCCAGTTTTTGGCAGCCTCTTCCTGGCGGTGTGGAGACAAAAGTAGATTTCAAATTAATTCTTCCTCGCACTGAATATCACTGCAGACGCTGCGGTGGGCATCAGGGCCATGTTTTTAATGACGGTCCCCGACCGACGGGTAAGCGCTACTGCAACAACGGAGTCGCCTTGCGTTTCCAACCCACGGCATGACCTGATCGTGATCGGTGGTGGGCCTGCCGGTTTTATGGCAGCGATCACCGCCGCCGAACGAGGGGTTCGTGATGTTCTGATCTTGGAGGCGACCCCAGAAGTGCTCACAAAAGTGCGCATCAGCGGTGGCGGTCGCTGCAACGTCACCCATGCTTGCTGGGATCCCATGGAGTTGGTGGGTCATTACCCCCGGGGAAGCAAACCATTGCGGGGTCCCTTCAGTCAGTTTGCGTGCGGGGATTCCATTGCTTGGTTCGATGAGCACGGACTCACGCTTGTGGAAGAGTCCGATGGACGCATGTTTCCCCAGCAGAATCGCTCTGAGGCGGTTGTGGAGTGCCTGAGGCGGGCTGCTTTAGCAGCAGGGGTAAAGATTCAGTGCGGCTCAGCTGTGCGTGAACTCAGCTGCTCCGCCGGTGGAGACTTTCAACTCTGCGATCAACGCTCTGCCCTTCATCACACCAAGCGCGTGTTGCTGGCCACTGGCGGCCATCCCAGTGGACGACGTCTTGCTCAGGATTTAGGTCACAGGATTGTGCCGCCGGTGCCGTCGCTGTTCAGCTTGAAATTGCAGGCTCCTGCTTTGACCGCGTGCAGCGGCATTGCGCTGGATGACGTGAGCTTGGATTTAAAGGTTGGTGATCAGCGCTTTCGTGAGAAGGGCCGGGTGCTGATTACCCATCGGGGTGTGAGCGGGCCTGCGATCTTGCGGCTCACCGCATTTGCAGCGCGGGCCCTCCATGCCAGTCGTTACAAGGGTGAGTTGCGAGTGGATTGGAGTGGTGGATTGGGGCGTGAGCGTGTTCAGCAGAGGTTGCAACAGGCGCGGCGTGAGCAGGCGCGACGCACGCTGGTGGCTGCCAAGCCGTTTGAGAATTTGCCCAGACGTCTTTGGCTTGCCTTCTTGACGCAGGCGGGAGTGGCTGGAGAACGCCGCTGGGCAGATCTTCCCGTAAAGGCGGAACGCAATTTGGTGGAGACCCTCTGCGCTCAACGTTTATCGGTCCAGGGTCGCGGCCCGTTCGGGGAAGAATTTGTGACCGCTGGTGGCGTTGATCTGGGCGAGGTGAATTTGGCAACGATGGAAAGTCGTCGTTGCACTGGGTTGTATTTAGCGGGTGAATTACTGGATGTGGATGGGGTAACCGGAGGCTTTAATTTCCAGGCCTGTTGGAGCGGCGGCTGGCTTGCGGGTAAAGCGATTGCTGCAGCATTGGCTCCTGTTGATGGGCCTACTTAACAAGCCCTGCTCAAGCAGAGCTTTTGGCTGGATGATTGCTGGCTAGCTCAGACTGATATCGAGGTTGTTGTGGAATCAGTTGAGTTAAGGATGGAGAAGAACTCGCCCCAAGCATCGGAGAGCTGTTCAGCGGAGCGCCAGCCGGTACCGGATAAAAATGAGGCGGTTTTATCGGTCGTCCAAACCTTGTATTGATCTTCTCGTGTGGTGCCGTCAGCGCCTTCAAGGAGAAGATAAAAGTTCCCAGAGTTATCTTCTGCATTGACGGCTTGTGTGACATCCCAGTTAGGGATGCCTGTTGCTGAGAAGTTGCGTGTGCTGCCGTTGGCACGTTGTTTGCTGATGGTGAGTGGGTCACCGTCGTTAAAGAGGGTGTAAACGGAAGTGTTGTCTACAAGACCATTCTGGTCTTCATCAGCGGTAGGGATGCCAATGAGCTCGTCGCCATCGAAATCGATGTTGAAGCGTTCTTCCCATCCAGCTTGAACGAGCTGTTCAGCGGAGCGCCAACCGGTGCTGGATGCAATCGAGCCGCTGATATCAGTCGTCCAAACCTTGAATTGATCTTCTCGTGTGCTGCCGTCAGCGCCTTCAAGGAGAACATAAAAGTTCCCAGAGTTATCTTCGGTATTCACGGCTTGTGTGGCATCCCAGTTGGGGATACCTGTTGCTGAGAAAGTGCGTGTGCTGCCGTCGGAGCGTTCTTTAGTGATGGTGAGTGGGTCACCGTCGTTAAAGAGGGTGTAGACGGGGGTGTTGTCTACAAGACCGTTGTTATCTGCATCCACTGCGCCGTTGTCACTGTCGCTTCGTTTTATCTCAAAGGAAGTTTGCTGAATGTTGGAATCGGAGAGAAATTGTTCCCAATCAGAATTGTCTACAGGAAGCTCAGAGTTATCTCTAAAGACAAACTGGTTACCAGCTTTGTCTGATCCTTCTATTTGTCTGAGGACATATTCTCCGTTGGCTGCAAAGGGATCAATGAATTCGCTTGTTCCTATCGATCCTTCTAACAGGTTGCCTTCAAGTGAGTCAGATGGTAGAAGAGAAAATGTAATTTCTTGATTGCTATCAACAGACTCAAAACTTAGAAATAGGAAGTCGATGCCTGAAGCGTCATCCGTGAAGCTCACATCTGCTGTGAGGAAAGCTCCTCCTGGTTGAGAGGGGTCAATCGTGGTAGCGCTGAGGTTTAGTCCTGTGATGGTCGGTGCTGTGATGTCTGATTGGGAGTTATTAATTTCAAATGAAGTTTGCTGAATGTTGGAATCGGAGAGAAATTGTTCCCAATCAGAATTGTCTCCAGGAAGCTCAGAGTTATCTCTAAAGACAAACTGGTTACCAGCTTTGTCTGATCCTTCTATTTGTCTGAGGACATATTCTCCGTTGGCTGCAAAGGGATCAATGAATTCGCTTGTTCCTATCGATCCTTCTAACAGGTTGCCTTCAAGTGAGTCAGAT
The Synechococcus sp. CC9311 DNA segment above includes these coding regions:
- a CDS encoding NAD(P)/FAD-dependent oxidoreductase, which translates into the protein MAAITAAERGVRDVLILEATPEVLTKVRISGGGRCNVTHACWDPMELVGHYPRGSKPLRGPFSQFACGDSIAWFDEHGLTLVEESDGRMFPQQNRSEAVVECLRRAALAAGVKIQCGSAVRELSCSAGGDFQLCDQRSALHHTKRVLLATGGHPSGRRLAQDLGHRIVPPVPSLFSLKLQAPALTACSGIALDDVSLDLKVGDQRFREKGRVLITHRGVSGPAILRLTAFAARALHASRYKGELRVDWSGGLGRERVQQRLQQARREQARRTLVAAKPFENLPRRLWLAFLTQAGVAGERRWADLPVKAERNLVETLCAQRLSVQGRGPFGEEFVTAGGVDLGEVNLATMESRRCTGLYLAGELLDVDGVTGGFNFQACWSGGWLAGKAIAAALAPVDGPT
- a CDS encoding PP2C family protein-serine/threonine phosphatase, which produces MSSTPSWRHPASPQRGINQSLTATASLRQLLESMSREQRSNQELLVSLGFALRSFSNLNRFLELVPVVAARLVGVQGSLLVPFQADGRLWRDQLHMLPGSRTEGMLRALAAHEPGNIIGFGSDESLVRAMDRLVQRQLGSAGLFATSLIARGRPRGRLYVFNPSSPLAWSDVYRRHVQLVADLTGVAIENDLMLQEARRHERVDRQLSIGADIQAQLLPDHCPVIEGVDLAARCRPAFQVGGDYYDFIPTRPELIGRRRERGRWAFVMGDVMGKGVPAGLLMTMLRGMLRAEVLSGLPPDRILYDLNQLALEDLSQSHRFVTLFYSDFDPRTRRLRYANAAHNPPLIWRAQSRKLMRLDAPGLLIGLQPEAEYGCESLVLEPGDVLLYYTDGVTEAPGITGDRFDEARLMRSLEQACRSGTGSQGILDQLFSRLDRFVGPTRQLDDDASMVVLKVKEEIMLPSVPRSLA
- the argH gene encoding argininosuccinate lyase produces the protein MAGGVTGGGSATWSDRFEQGLHPAIERFNASIGFDITLLQEDLDGSIAHARMLADCGVIQVEEADQLVGGLEQVRQEAASGLFQPGLADEDVHFAVERRLIALLGPVGKKLHTGRSRNDQVGTDLRLWLRRRLDELEQHLLGFQRALLDQANLHSNTLIPGYTHLQRAQPLCLAHHLLAYVEMVERDRQRMADLRKRLNLSPLGAAALAGTPVPIDRRSTASALGFDGIYANSLDAVSDRDFTVEFSAAASLVMVHLSRLAEEVIFWASEECGFVRLTDRCATGSSLMPQKKNPDVPELVRGKCGRVFGHLQGLLTMIKGLPLAYNKDFQEDKEALFDVVATTSQCLEAMTILLQEGLSFRTERLEAAVAADYSNATDVADYLVAKQVPFREAYQLVGAVVKHCLQEGVLLRELTLERWQQFHPAIEADLFEALTPRNVVAARTSEGGTGFDRVNEQLAIWNQRFGLADQVF
- the dusA gene encoding tRNA dihydrouridine(20/20a) synthase DusA, translated to MDSPLNPDREPAWRFSVAPMLDCTDRHFRMLMRQISKQSLLYSEMVVAQALHHSKRRERLLDFDAEEHPIALQVGGDDPALLADATRMAADWGYDEINLNVGCPSPRVQAGNFGACLMAEPQTVARCVEAMVAASSLPVTVKHRVGIDDLDSDDLLRQFVDQVAEAGALRFSVHARKAWLEGLDPKQNRTIPALQHDRVIALKESRPALTIELNGGLDTPEDCLNALKHCDGAMVGRAAYAHPLRWREIDSLIYGAAPRQVLASDVVLGLIPHAERHLQRGGRLWDLCRHLVQVVEAVPGARYWRNNLSTKAQRAGAGIEIIEEAAQQLLDAGL
- the ftsY gene encoding signal recognition particle-docking protein FtsY — protein: MVYDWFNRGSVPPETPADPLVDPEVQSDQSSAPQPSATEPSGTQPADVQASEPQSTESEDDSLEWARQAYARLKAQKAQAAEAAKTVQDDSTSVQNVVVPPVMEPPAVVPETVVPSVVSPSEEPPALEAPSVEPAQPAPVVEPAVVPAPTPAASASPATTPTPPAPALSFLEQAAAQRDQRQQELEQPAEPNPVPVVPADAQDAPNIDEDEPSLGDFDDAFTWSAEVLAAQGRSAEQVTLEEIDWLGRLRQGLEKTRQGFVTGLLENLGDDPLTPEVLDDLESLLLRADAGVQATDQVLDALRQRMNEQVVDPSEGIRFLKEQLRDLLDEPIKSSAVEVLAPQRDRLNVWLLVGVNGVGKTTTLGKLANLAVRSGYSALIAAADTFRAAAVQQVQVWGDRSDVPVVANPSANADPAAVVFDAIGAARSKGTDLVLVDTAGRLQTKHNLMEELEKIRRVVDRLAPEAHVESLLVLDASQGQNGLKQAMAFARAAGLTGVVITKLDGTARGGVALAVASEAKLPIRFIGAGEGIRDLRPFNSFEFVEALLASR
- the msrB gene encoding peptide-methionine (R)-S-oxide reductase MsrB, whose amino-acid sequence is MTTSMQPWLLSRRSMLLASIAGMVGVLRAPDQVLAASKAGEATWDLSDGEWKKRLSPEAYQVLRQEGTERPFTSPFNNEKREGTYLCAGCDLPLFASTAKFDSGTGWPSFWQPLPGGVETKVDFKLILPRTEYHCRRCGGHQGHVFNDGPRPTGKRYCNNGVALRFQPTA
- a CDS encoding RNA-binding protein; the encoded protein is MSIFVGNLPFRAEQEDIIELFSTYGEVTNCALPLERDTGRKRGFAFVEMSDEAAEASAIEALQGAELMGRPLRINKAEPRGSAPRRDFGGGGGGNYGGGGGGNYGGGGGGNYGGGGGGNYGGGGGGNYGGGGERRSGASGWEDRSYGSGAPPAGGSAYDDGRTRRRRGGADDNSGYGGAEG